In one window of Nocardiopsis aegyptia DNA:
- a CDS encoding ROK family transcriptional regulator, with protein sequence MSQRPGTPRLLRQLNDRAALELLLSAGPLTRTQLGTRTGLSKVTASQLLARLEERDLVRVVGSKAGGRGPNAALYAVVPESAYVAALDVSASRVTATIADITGRVISEVSVDPSASDDPVALVHTAVMRLAEKAGVPLDRVRACVIGTPGVVDPRTGDIRFSFDLMSWHEGVLEALRADLKRSVVIENDVNLAALAEHAEGAASGVAEFVLIWLSAAGGVGMSTMIDGRIHRGRSGGAGEIGYLPVPGAPMPSDIGLSGGYESLRDHSEDLPHGFQALVKANQVVRLAAEHGITGEDVVDVVSAASAAGTPDADAFLDAFAERLARGVAAVSVVIDPGLVVLGGDVARAGGAKLAERVEAATARIGPNATEVALGTVEGSPVVRGALLHALERAREEVFSSTV encoded by the coding sequence ATGTCTCAACGTCCGGGTACGCCCCGGCTGCTACGCCAGCTCAACGACCGCGCGGCACTGGAACTGCTGCTGTCCGCCGGTCCGCTGACCCGGACGCAGTTGGGAACGAGAACAGGACTGTCCAAGGTGACCGCCTCCCAGCTCCTGGCCCGGCTGGAGGAGCGCGACCTGGTCCGCGTGGTCGGCAGCAAGGCCGGCGGCCGCGGACCCAACGCCGCGCTCTACGCGGTGGTGCCAGAAAGCGCTTACGTCGCGGCACTGGACGTCAGCGCGAGCCGCGTGACGGCGACGATCGCCGACATCACCGGCCGCGTCATCAGCGAGGTGAGCGTCGACCCCAGCGCCTCGGACGATCCCGTCGCCCTCGTGCACACCGCCGTGATGCGCCTGGCGGAGAAGGCGGGGGTCCCCCTCGACCGGGTCCGCGCCTGCGTCATAGGCACACCCGGCGTGGTCGATCCGCGCACCGGCGACATCCGTTTCTCCTTCGACCTCATGTCCTGGCACGAGGGGGTGCTGGAGGCCCTGAGGGCCGACCTCAAGCGGTCGGTGGTGATCGAGAACGACGTGAACCTGGCCGCACTGGCCGAGCACGCCGAGGGCGCCGCCTCCGGGGTGGCCGAGTTCGTCCTGATCTGGCTCAGCGCGGCGGGCGGCGTCGGCATGTCCACGATGATCGACGGCCGCATCCACCGGGGCCGCTCGGGCGGCGCGGGCGAGATCGGCTACCTGCCGGTCCCGGGCGCGCCGATGCCCAGCGACATCGGGCTGTCCGGGGGCTACGAGTCGCTCAGGGACCACTCCGAGGACCTGCCGCACGGGTTCCAGGCCCTGGTCAAGGCCAACCAGGTGGTCCGGCTGGCGGCCGAGCACGGCATCACCGGTGAGGACGTGGTGGACGTCGTCAGCGCCGCCTCGGCGGCCGGGACACCCGACGCGGACGCCTTCCTCGACGCCTTCGCCGAGCGCCTCGCGCGCGGAGTGGCCGCCGTCAGCGTCGTCATCGACCCAGGGCTGGTCGTGCTCGGCGGCGACGTGGCCAGGGCGGGCGGCGCCAAGCTGGCCGAGCGCGTGGAGGCGGCGACCGCCCGGATCGGACCCAACGCCACGGAGGTCGCGCTCGGCACGGTCGAGGGCAGTCCCGTGGTCAGGGGAGCACTGCTGCACGCGCTCGAACGCGCGCGCGAGGAGGTGTTCTCGTCCACGGTGTGA
- a CDS encoding extracellular solute-binding protein — MKFTKIAAASAVVMLAAACGGGSDEGDGGGSAEAPETLTVWRMGDATEDQNAFMDSVTEQYQELYPDTEVDVQWVPWGEFSQRFQTAMVSGGPDVVEIGNDQVPTWADAGALYDVAELAEGWEDREDILEGAYANGTFGDAQYSVPWYSGVRALWYNADWLRELGHEPPETWDDLLEVSADIEDEYGVPGFAAPTDFINGIASFVWANGGEFATLEGEEWTGQLDSPETTEALQFYADLTVDGVSPEACVGLNEVDCAHADFVNRDLGMFIDGPWARAQLEDLNDEHADQWATAPIPGVDGMAPAFGGGSDLAVWGTSEHPEAAFDYITTLNSKENALPYNEVSSMFPTYGDVLESETFQNDPVLSGAATQATGDLRLFPDTPNWGHVQWELTTVQTAVQRMAEGESADDVLPELNDELTEALNRPTE, encoded by the coding sequence ATGAAGTTCACCAAGATCGCCGCGGCCTCGGCCGTGGTCATGCTCGCCGCCGCCTGTGGCGGCGGTTCCGACGAGGGAGACGGGGGCGGCTCCGCCGAAGCCCCCGAGACCCTCACCGTGTGGCGGATGGGTGACGCCACCGAGGACCAGAACGCCTTCATGGACTCGGTCACCGAGCAGTACCAGGAGCTCTACCCCGACACCGAGGTCGACGTTCAGTGGGTCCCCTGGGGCGAGTTCTCCCAACGGTTCCAGACCGCGATGGTCAGCGGCGGCCCCGACGTCGTCGAGATCGGCAACGACCAGGTTCCCACCTGGGCCGACGCCGGCGCGCTCTACGACGTCGCCGAACTGGCCGAGGGCTGGGAGGACCGCGAGGACATCCTGGAGGGCGCCTACGCCAACGGCACCTTCGGCGACGCCCAGTACAGCGTTCCCTGGTACAGCGGCGTCCGCGCCCTCTGGTACAACGCCGACTGGCTCCGCGAGCTCGGCCACGAGCCGCCGGAGACCTGGGACGACCTCCTGGAGGTCTCCGCCGACATCGAGGACGAGTACGGCGTCCCCGGTTTCGCCGCACCGACCGACTTCATCAACGGCATCGCCAGCTTCGTCTGGGCCAACGGCGGCGAGTTCGCCACCCTCGAGGGCGAGGAGTGGACCGGTCAGCTGGACTCCCCCGAGACCACCGAGGCCCTGCAGTTCTACGCGGACCTGACCGTCGACGGGGTGTCCCCGGAAGCCTGCGTCGGCCTGAACGAGGTCGACTGCGCGCACGCCGACTTCGTCAACCGCGACCTGGGGATGTTCATCGACGGCCCCTGGGCCCGCGCCCAGCTGGAGGACCTGAACGACGAGCACGCCGACCAGTGGGCCACCGCGCCGATCCCCGGCGTGGACGGCATGGCGCCCGCCTTCGGCGGCGGCTCCGACCTGGCCGTGTGGGGCACCTCGGAGCACCCCGAGGCCGCGTTCGACTACATCACCACGCTGAACAGCAAGGAGAACGCGCTTCCCTACAACGAGGTCTCCTCGATGTTCCCGACCTACGGCGACGTGCTGGAGAGCGAGACCTTCCAGAACGACCCCGTCCTGTCCGGCGCCGCCACCCAGGCCACCGGTGACCTGCGCCTGTTCCCGGACACCCCCAACTGGGGCCACGTCCAGTGGGAGCTGACCACGGTCCAGACCGCCGTGCAGCGCATGGCCGAGGGCGAGTCCGCCGACGACGTGCTCCCCGAGCTGAACGACGAGCTCACCGAGGCGCTCAACCGCCCCACCGAGTAG
- a CDS encoding carbohydrate ABC transporter permease, with translation MTQTLERATTPDDPQGPRPRIRSKLVPRRRALAPYLLILPALTALAVVLLWPIVQMVWMSLHDYGLRQLQGQEAEWNGFAHYTAVLTDARFWEIFRNTIGVCLAMVVVTMVLGTLVGILLNKLPNWASTILGLGLMLAWATPVISAAIVYRWLFDTRYGLFNTIMSGLPDWLVGSGWEEFNWFNSPSTLFPILIVTVVWQSFPFVAISVLAGLKSIPGELYEAARMDGAGAWKSFWNVTAPMLRPLFALLLILQVIWDFRIFTQLFILAGGVTNREVALLPVYIYQLGFASTPPNYGMGSAIAVIMTVLVLAITAYYLRVMIRQGETR, from the coding sequence ATGACACAAACGCTGGAACGCGCCACCACTCCTGACGATCCGCAGGGGCCGCGGCCGCGCATCCGCTCGAAGCTGGTACCGCGACGCCGAGCGCTCGCGCCCTACCTCCTCATCCTCCCGGCCCTCACGGCCCTCGCAGTGGTCCTGCTCTGGCCGATCGTGCAGATGGTGTGGATGTCGCTGCACGACTACGGACTGCGCCAGCTCCAGGGCCAGGAAGCGGAGTGGAACGGCTTCGCCCACTACACCGCGGTCCTGACCGACGCCCGCTTCTGGGAGATCTTCCGGAACACCATCGGCGTCTGCCTGGCCATGGTGGTCGTGACGATGGTCCTCGGGACCCTCGTGGGCATCCTGCTCAACAAGCTCCCCAACTGGGCCTCCACCATTCTGGGCCTCGGCCTGATGCTGGCCTGGGCCACACCGGTCATCAGCGCCGCGATCGTCTACCGGTGGCTCTTCGACACCCGGTACGGCCTGTTCAACACGATCATGTCGGGACTGCCGGACTGGCTCGTGGGATCGGGGTGGGAGGAGTTCAACTGGTTCAACTCCCCGAGCACGCTCTTCCCGATCCTCATCGTGACCGTCGTGTGGCAGTCGTTCCCCTTCGTGGCGATCAGCGTGCTGGCGGGACTCAAGAGCATCCCCGGCGAGCTGTACGAGGCCGCCCGCATGGACGGCGCCGGCGCCTGGAAGAGCTTCTGGAACGTCACCGCCCCCATGCTGCGGCCGCTGTTCGCGCTGCTGCTGATCCTGCAGGTGATCTGGGACTTCCGGATCTTCACGCAGCTGTTCATCCTCGCCGGCGGCGTCACCAACCGCGAGGTGGCCCTGCTGCCCGTCTACATCTACCAACTGGGGTTCGCCTCGACCCCGCCGAACTACGGCATGGGGTCGGCGATCGCCGTCATCATGACCGTCCTGGTCCTCGCGATCACCGCGTACTACCTGCGAGTGATGATCCGCCAGGGGGAGACCCGATGA
- a CDS encoding carbohydrate ABC transporter permease encodes MNNVHRLRRTAGRVGLFAAALAVLLFAVFPVYWVLATALRPTGEIFTREPTLLPRTITFEHFERVLSGVLIPGTSFWSFLTNSLIVTLGAVAVAALLSLLAAVGVARYRFRLRSVFIVLLLVIQMVPVEALIISLFINFFHLGRTLDMELVNNLAGVFVVYVAVSLPITILMVRNFVNAVPKDLEEAAAIDGAGSWTIFWRILMPLVAPGLAAASIFAFITCWNEFVVAFTFLQNNTGAYTLPISLQYYFGAVSIEWGSIMAASTLLTVPVMVFFLFVQRRMVSGLTMGAVKG; translated from the coding sequence ATGAACAACGTCCACCGACTGCGCAGGACGGCCGGCAGGGTCGGCCTGTTCGCCGCGGCCCTCGCCGTCCTCCTCTTCGCCGTGTTCCCGGTCTACTGGGTCCTGGCCACCGCCCTGCGGCCCACCGGGGAGATCTTCACCCGCGAGCCCACGCTGCTGCCGCGCACGATCACCTTCGAGCACTTCGAGCGCGTCCTGTCCGGGGTGCTCATCCCCGGCACGTCGTTCTGGTCCTTCCTCACCAACAGCCTCATCGTGACCCTGGGAGCGGTCGCCGTCGCGGCGCTGCTGTCCCTGCTCGCGGCGGTCGGCGTCGCGCGCTACCGGTTCCGGCTGCGCTCGGTCTTCATCGTCCTGCTGCTGGTCATCCAGATGGTGCCGGTCGAGGCGCTGATCATCTCGCTGTTCATCAACTTCTTCCACCTGGGCCGGACCCTGGACATGGAACTGGTGAACAACCTCGCCGGCGTGTTCGTGGTCTACGTCGCGGTGTCGCTGCCCATCACCATCCTGATGGTCCGCAACTTCGTCAACGCCGTGCCCAAGGACCTGGAGGAGGCCGCCGCCATCGACGGCGCCGGCAGCTGGACCATCTTCTGGCGCATCCTCATGCCGCTGGTCGCGCCCGGACTCGCCGCCGCGAGCATCTTCGCCTTCATCACCTGCTGGAACGAGTTCGTCGTCGCCTTCACGTTCCTGCAGAACAACACGGGCGCCTACACGCTGCCGATCTCGCTCCAGTACTACTTCGGCGCCGTGTCCATCGAGTGGGGATCCATCATGGCCGCCTCCACCCTGCTGACCGTGCCGGTGATGGTCTTCTTCCTGTTCGTCCAGCGCCGCATGGTCTCCGGTCTGACCATGGGCGCGGTCAAGGGCTGA
- a CDS encoding glycoside hydrolase family 3 protein: protein MSNDPTLARLANATLLVPFESHHAPRWLLEGLADGIAGVCLFHNNLDGSEQVTALNARLAEAADTPLVSLDEEGGDVTRIGQAQGSDYPGNAALGAVDDTDLTRLTHRSLGGRLAALGFNMDLAPSVDVNVADDNPVIGTRSFGADADLVARHAAAAVRGLQEAGVVACAKHFPGHGATSQDSHHVLPRVEADLDLLHRRELAPFRAAVEAGVRTILTAHIEMPALGGDGPATLTPSILNGLLRDELGFTGVVMSDAMDMHGVSGRIGIPEASVRAVAAGCDLLCLGRFVYADQIERVRAALIDAVREGRLSGERLEEAAERTSALRSWIRGTADRRTAAAETDGIGLAGARRAARVDGELPALADPFVVEVDAPAGMAVGEVPWGLSGWFPDVRRVSPDAAGADRLAAEAAGRDLVVVVRDAHRYPGAQELVSRLLAAHPAAVVVEMGLPIWRPDCGAYVSTYGAAHVNARSAAELLGAGGTVGAAAPPRT, encoded by the coding sequence ATGTCGAACGACCCGACCCTGGCGCGCCTGGCCAACGCCACGCTGCTGGTCCCCTTCGAGTCCCACCACGCCCCGCGCTGGCTGCTGGAGGGTCTGGCGGACGGCATCGCCGGTGTCTGTCTGTTCCACAACAACCTGGACGGCTCCGAGCAGGTGACCGCGTTGAACGCGCGGCTGGCCGAGGCCGCGGACACGCCGCTGGTGTCCCTGGACGAGGAGGGCGGCGACGTCACCAGGATCGGACAGGCGCAGGGCAGCGACTACCCGGGCAACGCCGCCCTGGGCGCCGTCGACGACACCGACCTGACCCGCCTGACCCACCGCTCGCTCGGCGGCCGGCTGGCGGCCCTGGGCTTCAACATGGACCTGGCGCCGTCCGTGGACGTCAACGTCGCGGACGACAACCCGGTCATCGGGACCCGCTCCTTCGGCGCCGACGCCGACCTGGTGGCCCGGCACGCGGCGGCGGCCGTACGCGGCCTGCAGGAGGCCGGGGTGGTGGCGTGCGCCAAGCACTTCCCCGGCCACGGCGCGACCTCACAGGACTCCCACCACGTGCTGCCCCGCGTGGAGGCCGACCTGGACCTGCTGCACCGGCGCGAGCTCGCCCCCTTCCGGGCGGCCGTCGAGGCCGGCGTCCGCACGATCCTGACCGCGCACATCGAGATGCCGGCCCTGGGCGGCGACGGCCCCGCCACGCTCACGCCGAGCATCCTCAACGGTCTGCTCCGCGACGAGCTGGGCTTCACCGGCGTCGTCATGAGCGACGCCATGGACATGCACGGCGTCAGCGGGCGCATCGGCATCCCCGAGGCCAGCGTGCGCGCGGTCGCCGCCGGCTGCGACCTGCTGTGCCTGGGCCGGTTCGTCTACGCCGACCAGATCGAACGCGTCCGCGCGGCCCTGATCGACGCGGTCCGCGAGGGCCGCCTGTCCGGTGAGCGCCTGGAGGAGGCCGCCGAGCGCACGAGCGCTCTGCGGTCGTGGATCCGCGGGACCGCCGACCGCAGGACCGCCGCGGCCGAGACCGACGGCATCGGCCTGGCCGGGGCGCGCCGCGCGGCCAGGGTGGACGGTGAGCTGCCCGCCCTCGCCGACCCGTTCGTCGTGGAGGTCGACGCGCCCGCCGGCATGGCCGTGGGCGAGGTCCCGTGGGGCCTGTCCGGCTGGTTCCCCGACGTGCGGCGGGTGTCCCCCGACGCCGCCGGCGCCGACCGGCTCGCCGCCGAGGCGGCCGGCCGCGACCTGGTCGTCGTGGTGCGCGACGCGCACCGCTACCCCGGGGCCCAGGAGCTCGTCAGCCGCCTGCTGGCGGCCCACCCCGCCGCCGTGGTCGTGGAGATGGGCCTGCCCATCTGGCGGCCCGACTGCGGCGCCTACGTGAGCACGTACGGAGCCGCGCACGTCAACGCGCGCAGCGCCGCCGAACTGCTGGGCGCCGGCGGTACCGTGGGCGCCGCGGCCCCGCCCCGGACCTGA
- a CDS encoding RrF2 family transcriptional regulator yields MRLSARVDYALRAAAELAVAGEGPVTAEQLARAQSIPGKFLENILTQLRRAGLVRSQRGPVGGYWLARPAAEISLADIIRAVDGPLANVRGERPEHVDYDGAARSLQQVWIALRASERSILEGVNLQHLVTNELPESVRALAEDPEAWVNHTHR; encoded by the coding sequence ATGCGCCTTTCAGCCCGGGTCGACTACGCGCTACGCGCGGCAGCGGAACTCGCTGTCGCCGGCGAAGGGCCGGTGACGGCGGAGCAGCTCGCACGTGCTCAGTCCATCCCCGGAAAATTCCTGGAGAACATCCTCACCCAACTGCGCCGTGCCGGCCTGGTGCGCAGCCAGCGCGGCCCCGTGGGCGGCTACTGGCTGGCCCGTCCGGCCGCGGAGATCTCCCTCGCGGACATCATCCGCGCGGTCGACGGCCCCTTGGCCAACGTTCGCGGCGAACGACCCGAACACGTCGACTACGACGGCGCCGCACGCAGCCTGCAACAGGTGTGGATCGCGCTGCGCGCCAGCGAGCGCTCCATCCTGGAGGGCGTCAACCTCCAGCACCTGGTGACCAACGAGTTGCCCGAGTCCGTACGCGCGCTCGCCGAGGACCCCGAGGCCTGGGTGAACCACACCCACCGGTGA
- a CDS encoding helix-turn-helix domain-containing protein, with translation MMVLLRHLLGDVLRRLRQRQGRTLREVSADARVSLGYLSEVERGQKEASSELLSSICGALGVPLSQVLREVSDQLALAELQEAALLGDAVTSDPVPAQDLGIEPVPDRVPQVADMVGV, from the coding sequence ATGATGGTCCTGCTTCGTCACCTACTTGGTGACGTGCTCAGGCGGCTGCGCCAGCGCCAGGGCCGCACCCTCCGCGAGGTGTCGGCCGATGCACGTGTGTCCCTCGGCTATCTGTCGGAGGTCGAGCGCGGGCAGAAGGAAGCCTCTTCCGAACTGCTCTCGTCGATCTGCGGGGCCCTCGGGGTCCCGCTCTCGCAGGTGCTGAGAGAGGTCTCCGACCAGCTGGCCCTCGCCGAGCTCCAGGAGGCCGCGCTGCTCGGTGACGCGGTCACGTCCGATCCCGTTCCAGCGCAGGACCTCGGCATCGAGCCGGTACCGGATCGCGTTCCCCAGGTCGCCGACATGGTCGGGGTCTGA
- a CDS encoding CinA family protein: MTGGEDLTLKVAAVAAAQAAHESLLARGATCATAESLTGGLIGAHLTAVPGSSATYRGGVVTYATQTKADLLGVPEDLLAAHGAVHPDVAEAMASGARRLLGADFAIAVTGVAGPEPQDGQPVGTVYAAVAGPSGNSAVRALRFTGDRGGIRYATVEGALALLDSAVRGNAVGDTRF; the protein is encoded by the coding sequence GTGACCGGCGGCGAGGACCTCACGCTGAAGGTCGCCGCGGTGGCCGCGGCGCAGGCGGCCCACGAGTCCCTGCTGGCGCGCGGAGCGACCTGCGCCACAGCGGAGTCGCTCACCGGCGGCCTGATCGGCGCGCACCTGACCGCGGTGCCCGGGTCCTCGGCCACCTACCGCGGCGGCGTGGTGACCTACGCCACGCAGACCAAGGCCGACCTCCTCGGTGTTCCGGAGGACCTGCTGGCCGCCCACGGCGCCGTCCACCCGGACGTGGCCGAGGCCATGGCCTCGGGCGCGCGCCGCCTCCTGGGCGCTGATTTCGCGATCGCCGTGACGGGCGTCGCCGGACCGGAACCGCAGGACGGACAGCCCGTGGGCACCGTCTACGCGGCCGTCGCCGGGCCCTCCGGGAACTCCGCCGTCCGTGCCCTTCGTTTCACCGGTGATCGTGGGGGTATCCGATACGCCACGGTCGAGGGCGCACTCGCGCTGCTGGACTCGGCCGTCCGCGGGAACGCGGTGGGCGACACCCGGTTCTGA
- the pgsA gene encoding CDP-diacylglycerol--glycerol-3-phosphate 3-phosphatidyltransferase, whose amino-acid sequence MSTQEPAASPAPQAPLWNLANVLTMSRLVMVPLFVWFMFLDGSWWRFAAFGVFVLAAITDRIDGEIARRRNLVTDFGKIADPIADKALTGAALVVLSLQGDLWWWVTIAILAREWGITALRFAVLRYGVMPASQGGKLKTVLQIVAISIYLFPLHLLPFTVVFTWAAHLVMAAALAVTLWTGIVYVFDAVRLARSRGPAES is encoded by the coding sequence ATGAGCACCCAGGAACCCGCGGCGTCGCCCGCGCCCCAGGCCCCGCTGTGGAACCTCGCCAACGTCCTGACGATGAGCCGCCTGGTCATGGTGCCGCTCTTCGTCTGGTTCATGTTCCTGGACGGCTCCTGGTGGCGCTTCGCCGCGTTCGGGGTCTTCGTGCTGGCCGCGATCACCGACCGCATCGACGGCGAGATCGCGCGTCGCCGCAACCTGGTCACCGACTTCGGCAAGATCGCCGACCCCATCGCCGACAAGGCGCTCACGGGTGCGGCGCTGGTCGTGCTCTCGCTGCAGGGCGACCTGTGGTGGTGGGTGACCATCGCCATCCTGGCCCGTGAGTGGGGCATCACGGCCCTGCGCTTCGCGGTGCTGCGCTACGGCGTCATGCCCGCGAGCCAGGGCGGCAAGCTCAAGACGGTCCTGCAGATCGTCGCGATCAGCATCTACCTCTTCCCGCTGCACCTGCTGCCCTTCACCGTCGTGTTCACCTGGGCCGCCCACCTGGTGATGGCGGCCGCGCTGGCGGTCACGCTGTGGACCGGCATCGTGTACGTGTTCGACGCCGTCCGCCTGGCCCGCTCCCGGGGACCGGCCGAGTCGTGA
- the rimO gene encoding 30S ribosomal protein S12 methylthiotransferase RimO translates to MSSRRTVSLVTLGCARNEVDSEELAGRLAEGGWDLVDGDAKADVTVVNTCGFIDAAKQDSIETLLEAAENGGKVVAAGCMAERYGSELADALPEAQVIGFDDYSSITDRLDDVVAGRRLVPHDPRDRRTLLPISPADRDASQAHVPGHAAFADTEGAEGTVLPYRAAVPRRRLTGGPVANLKIASGCDRRCTFCAIPTFRGAYISRQPDEILREAEWLAGEGVREVFLVSENSTSYGKDLGDVRALEKLLPRLAAVEGLERVRVSYLQPAEVRPGLVDVLTGTPGVVPYFDLSFQHASGTLLRRMRRFGDRERFLELLSTVRERAPEAGARSNFIVGFPGETEAEFEDLVAFLSEARLDAIGVFGYSDEDNTEALDHPGKLPAEVIAERVDRLNRLSEELMAQRAEERIGSEVTVLVETELEDGAYEGRSGHQAPEVDGSTILYGENLAVGDLVRATVIQSAGADLVAEQDEAQADGEAGDR, encoded by the coding sequence ATGTCATCGCGCCGTACTGTCTCACTCGTCACACTGGGGTGTGCGCGTAACGAGGTCGACTCCGAAGAGCTGGCCGGGCGCCTGGCCGAAGGCGGCTGGGACCTCGTCGACGGCGACGCCAAGGCCGACGTCACCGTCGTCAACACCTGCGGATTCATCGACGCCGCCAAACAGGACTCCATCGAGACGCTCCTGGAGGCGGCCGAGAACGGCGGCAAGGTCGTCGCCGCCGGGTGCATGGCCGAGCGCTACGGTTCCGAACTCGCCGACGCCCTGCCCGAGGCGCAGGTCATCGGCTTCGACGACTACTCGTCCATCACCGACCGGCTCGACGACGTCGTCGCCGGCCGCCGGCTGGTGCCGCACGACCCGCGCGACCGGCGCACGCTGCTGCCCATCAGCCCCGCGGACCGCGACGCCTCCCAGGCGCACGTCCCGGGCCACGCCGCCTTCGCCGACACCGAGGGCGCCGAGGGCACCGTACTGCCCTACCGCGCCGCGGTCCCGCGCCGCCGCCTCACCGGCGGTCCGGTCGCCAACCTCAAGATCGCCTCCGGCTGCGACCGCCGCTGCACCTTCTGTGCCATCCCGACCTTCCGCGGCGCCTACATCTCCCGGCAGCCCGACGAGATCCTGCGCGAGGCCGAGTGGCTGGCCGGGGAGGGCGTGCGCGAGGTGTTCCTCGTCAGCGAGAACTCCACGTCCTACGGCAAGGACCTGGGCGACGTCCGCGCGCTGGAGAAGCTGCTGCCGCGCCTGGCCGCCGTCGAGGGGCTGGAGCGCGTGCGCGTCAGCTACCTCCAGCCCGCCGAGGTGCGCCCCGGGCTCGTGGACGTGCTCACCGGCACCCCCGGCGTCGTGCCCTACTTCGACCTGTCCTTCCAGCACGCCAGCGGCACCCTGCTGCGCCGCATGCGCCGCTTCGGCGACCGCGAGCGCTTCCTGGAGCTGCTGAGCACGGTGCGCGAGCGCGCCCCCGAGGCCGGCGCCCGCTCCAACTTCATCGTGGGCTTCCCCGGTGAGACCGAGGCCGAGTTCGAGGACCTGGTCGCCTTCCTCTCCGAGGCCAGGCTGGACGCGATCGGGGTCTTCGGCTACTCCGACGAGGACAACACCGAGGCCCTCGACCACCCGGGCAAGCTCCCCGCCGAGGTCATCGCCGAGCGCGTCGACCGGCTCAACCGGCTCTCCGAGGAGCTCATGGCCCAGCGCGCCGAGGAGCGGATCGGCAGCGAGGTGACCGTCCTGGTCGAGACCGAGCTGGAGGACGGCGCCTACGAGGGCCGCTCCGGCCACCAGGCGCCCGAGGTGGACGGCAGCACCATCCTCTACGGTGAGAACCTCGCCGTCGGCGACCTGGTGCGCGCCACCGTCATCCAGTCCGCCGGCGCCGACCTGGTCGCCGAACAGGACGAGGCCCAGGCGGACGGGGAAGCCGGAGACAGATGA
- a CDS encoding helix-turn-helix domain-containing protein encodes MATIGHTLAAARIAAGYTVADLSTRTRIRERVLKGIEAEDFVPCGGDFYARGHIRGICRALGLDPDPLLAEYERDHAGKAKLAFVPIQRHPAAAPEAARAIAAARAARGSGDHAVAEPLRVGDEGEDPADVSERWGHFERRRRVERPVRGRVPKARKGQRQKKAQREGKAQREGESPRGAVPAPRVGRHSAEGQARAATAGHGNGTGHRRGTGDRNGAAPAKPRPRPAARTTARSRRRPADAVRRHWPWAVVGVILVLAVFVGVRAWKGWEGEIPLRSAVESGSVVGPVEEGGAAARDGGGPAEATVADVPELEPPFTVGVAASDRTWLKVTDAEGADVFTGFLLEGQSREYVADDALTLRVGHAGALRVSVDGRDLGAAGSSGAVREVTVDADGFTG; translated from the coding sequence ATGGCGACGATCGGTCACACTCTGGCCGCCGCACGCATCGCGGCGGGCTACACGGTCGCGGACCTCAGCACCCGTACACGCATCCGGGAACGGGTCCTCAAGGGCATCGAGGCGGAGGACTTCGTCCCCTGCGGAGGGGACTTCTACGCGCGCGGACACATCCGGGGCATCTGCCGGGCCCTGGGCCTGGACCCGGATCCGCTCCTGGCGGAGTACGAACGCGACCACGCGGGCAAGGCCAAGCTCGCCTTCGTCCCGATCCAGCGCCACCCGGCGGCCGCCCCCGAGGCCGCCCGCGCGATCGCCGCGGCGCGGGCGGCGCGAGGATCCGGCGACCACGCCGTGGCCGAGCCGCTGCGGGTCGGCGACGAAGGGGAGGATCCCGCCGACGTGTCCGAGCGCTGGGGCCACTTCGAGCGCCGACGCCGCGTGGAGCGGCCCGTGCGGGGCCGGGTTCCGAAGGCGAGGAAGGGGCAGCGGCAGAAGAAGGCGCAGCGGGAGGGAAAGGCGCAGCGGGAGGGCGAAAGTCCGCGTGGCGCCGTGCCGGCCCCGCGTGTGGGACGGCACAGCGCGGAGGGCCAGGCGCGCGCGGCAACGGCGGGCCACGGAAACGGGACGGGCCACCGGCGCGGGACGGGCGACCGCAACGGCGCCGCGCCCGCGAAGCCGCGACCGCGCCCGGCGGCCCGGACCACCGCCCGCTCGCGCCGACGCCCGGCCGACGCGGTCCGCCGGCACTGGCCGTGGGCGGTCGTGGGCGTCATCCTCGTCCTCGCGGTCTTCGTCGGCGTCCGGGCCTGGAAGGGCTGGGAGGGCGAGATCCCGCTGCGCTCGGCGGTCGAGTCCGGCAGTGTGGTCGGCCCCGTGGAGGAGGGCGGCGCCGCCGCGCGCGACGGCGGCGGCCCCGCGGAGGCCACGGTGGCCGACGTGCCGGAGCTGGAGCCGCCCTTCACGGTCGGGGTCGCCGCCTCGGACCGGACCTGGCTCAAGGTCACCGACGCCGAGGGCGCGGACGTGTTCACCGGGTTCCTGCTGGAGGGCCAGAGCCGGGAGTACGTCGCCGACGACGCCCTCACACTGCGGGTCGGCCACGCGGGGGCGCTCAGGGTGTCCGTCGACGGGCGGGACCTCGGCGCCGCGGGCTCGTCCGGCGCGGTCAGGGAGGTCACCGTCGACGCCGACGGCTTCACCGGGTGA